In Planococcus shixiaomingii, the DNA window GATCAAGATCAAAGTGATCGGCGTCAAACCGGAAGAGTCATCCATCGACTTTGAAATTTCCGGCATGATCCAAAGCCCGCGCCGTCCAAGAAGAGACGCACCAAAAGTGATCCGGGCGACGAAAAAAGAAGGCACCGGCACGAAGAGACAAGGCGAAGCGGGACCAACAAGTAAGCCGAAAAACAAAAAGAAAAAGTTTTATGAAGGCGCTGCGAAAAAATCAGGCGCACGCAGAAAGAGAAAATAAGGAAGCGGCTTAACTGCCGCCTCTTTTAACTGTACATGGGGTGAAAAAACATGGCAAAAGGTGACGGAAAAGTTATCGCGCAAAACAAAAAAGCGACATTTGATTATTTTATTGAAGAAACGATTGAAGCGGGTATTGTGTTGCTGGGAACCGAAATAAAATCAGCACGCAAAGGCAAAGTGCAACTGGTTGATGCGTTCGTGCGGATCCGAAACGGAGAAGCATGGATTTCGAATATGCATATTGCGCCTTATGAACAAGGGAACATCTTTAATCATGAACCGACGCGTGTTCGGAAGCTATTGCTGCACAAAAAGCAGATCAATGAATTGATCGGGGTATCCAAGGTCCAGGGCTCAAATATTATTCCGTTGAAGATGTACTTGAAGGATGGATACGCAAAAGTTTTGCTTGGCGTCGGTAAAGGGAAGAAGAACTACGATAAGCGCCAAGATTTGAAGCAAAAAGACGCGAAACGGGAAATTGATCGTGCATTAAAAGACCGCAGCCGTTAATGCTTGAAGTCTGACCATTATTGTCTTATAATATCTATATAACACATGCACAGAAGTTCTTCTTCCGTGTTCCTTTATAATGAGGGGACGTTACGGATTCGACAGGGATGATCTGGGCTTGAGTTGCGCGTCGGAGGGTCGGCTTCGTCACAAACGCACTTATAATAACAGGCAAAACAAACCAAAACCTAGCATTCGCAGCGTAAGCTCGGATCTGCTTTATTCATCCATCGCCCATGTGGCTGGGTAAAGCTCAACTTTAGTGGGATACGGTCGGCAGTGCCACTTGAGCTGCAGGCAAGAGATTTTCAAGTTAGTGCCCAGGACGCCCGCTTATTGGCAGATTGGCGCATGAAACCCTAATAAGTAAGCTACACGCGTAGAGGCTCAAGTAGCGGAGTTTCTGGACGCGGGTTCGACTCCCGCCGTCTCCATAGATTAATTTCATGGAGTTTCATAGAACGTCAAAATCCTTGATATACCAAGGGTTTTGGCGTTTTTTGATGTCATGGAATTTCATAGAATATCAAATAAACCTAGTCAAAACCTTGTCAGTAACCTCGTCACTCAATGATGAAAGGGTTAAACGTTATCCCAATCACTAATAGTATAATTTCCATTTATCATGAAAAGTAGTAAGAATAATTTTTGTTTTCATATAATTATGATAACATTATTTATAATGGAGTTTTATATTTTAGCTATGATATGAAAGTCTTAACCAATTTTTGGTACTGGGTTTCAGGGGACTGAATTTTAGTATATATTCAGTTTAATATTTTAGGAAAGGGGAGGAAAAACGATGACGAAAGTTTCGTGGTCAAGATTACTGTTCTTTACAATGCTGATCTTTTTATTGGCTTTGGCAGCATGTGGCAATGGTGATACTTCAGACGAAGAATCAACTGCTGACTCGGATGCTACAACAGAAGAAAGTGCTGACAAGAGCCCTGAAACAGCAGAAGGTACTGACGAGGGCGTTGAGGAAAGTGCAGATGGAGAAGCTGCAGAGACTGAACCAAAAGTTACTGAGTTTGAACCAGCATTTCCAGAACAAACAAGAGCACCTGCAATAGAGACTGAAACAGAACTTGATGTGGAAGTTGTTGTTGACGGTCTTGGCGTGTCTTGGGGTATGGCAGAGTTTGAACCAAACCGCTTACTTGTTACGCAAAGAGATTCAGCAGAACTTCTTATTGTAAACCTTAATGAGTTCTCTGTTTCAGAACCAATCGAAGGTACACCAGAAGTAAATAGCGAAGGTCAAGGTGGTTTACTTGATGTAACCATTGCACCTGATTTTGAAGATTCAAGATTAGTATTTTTGACGTTTTCTCAAGATGTCGAAGGTGGTACTGTAACTGCTGTCGGTAAAGGTGTTTTATCAGAGGATGAAGCCTCACTTGAAGATTTTGAAGTAATCTTCCAAGCCGAACCAGCATATGATGGTGACTTACACTATGGTGGACGTATTATCTTTGATGATGAGGGCAACCTATTCTTAACAACTGGTGAACG includes these proteins:
- the smpB gene encoding SsrA-binding protein SmpB, which gives rise to MAKGDGKVIAQNKKATFDYFIEETIEAGIVLLGTEIKSARKGKVQLVDAFVRIRNGEAWISNMHIAPYEQGNIFNHEPTRVRKLLLHKKQINELIGVSKVQGSNIIPLKMYLKDGYAKVLLGVGKGKKNYDKRQDLKQKDAKREIDRALKDRSR
- a CDS encoding PQQ-dependent sugar dehydrogenase — its product is MTKVSWSRLLFFTMLIFLLALAACGNGDTSDEESTADSDATTEESADKSPETAEGTDEGVEESADGEAAETEPKVTEFEPAFPEQTRAPAIETETELDVEVVVDGLGVSWGMAEFEPNRLLVTQRDSAELLIVNLNEFSVSEPIEGTPEVNSEGQGGLLDVTIAPDFEDSRLVFLTFSQDVEGGTVTAVGKGVLSEDEASLEDFEVIFQAEPAYDGDLHYGGRIIFDDEGNLFLTTGERSDDPIRERAQDLDAYLGKVIHITQDGEAVDTNPFIEDEDALGGIYSYGHRNIQGVDFHPETGDLWIVEFGPQAGDELNIIEPGNNYGWPIVSYGIEYTGELINDGISEHEAQGFVEPRYYWDPTSAPSGMAFYDNDAIPEWENNLFIGGLVSSYIARVVIEGDTIVGEERLLTDEGERFRDILVTEDGALIAITDGGVIYKITAAG